In Dryobates pubescens isolate bDryPub1 chromosome 19, bDryPub1.pri, whole genome shotgun sequence, the following are encoded in one genomic region:
- the FHOD1 gene encoding FH1/FH2 domain-containing protein 1 has product MAEATVPCRVQYLEDSDPFGCGSFPEPRRAPVYAVEEALPLGLQLPALHRLLGAPLPLEDCTLQVSPSGHYLDLDLSLLEQKDDLEGFYEEVRKGRRPTLILRTQLSVRVHSIIEKLYNCQGPELRRSLFSLKQLFQEDKDLVPEFVNLDGLSCLIKVGAEADQNYQNYILRALSQIMLFVDGMQGVINHNETVQWLYTLSGSLFRLVVKMALKLLLVFVEYTEPNALLLIHAVNAVDRARGACPWSNLMAILEQRHGTDTELLVFTMTLINKTLAALPDQDSFYDMTDCLERQGMERVVQDYLGSKGTDLDLKQQFTLYESALKLEDGVEEPPAGGRKERRRTEEGRRGWRSQGGCSEPSPDAQLLLGSPGTPKDPPTEGSPAVPTLGSPADSCPSTYSSASSLRLALASPQAEKEQPPAPGERSVYKLHQTAPGWREDAPSLHGDKPILRRFEARFLENLAAAQKEKLSSMAKGRLDVLSDPVLEHPAAFTWDKDSSSPEPGGEPPSIRSGTARLDTTDSCSAISSDTKFMLDMLYAKGSSEPGREQGLLEGTSPPPARGEAEMDTKGAGKQAQEGSCAHGRAPAGPAGSARLVRGTSGIDAESHPQQLESTGLVPSKKDLELTWERLEASPVQLRIKDLDFTDLGEEEDFDILDAGPMANGSFLPPGIKASNIGALTVPPPPPPPPPAAPGCPPPPPPPPAAPGCPPPPPPPPAAPGCPPPPPPPPAAPGCPPPPGLPGHSATDGPSEAKKKRTVKLFWKELKQLDGTVGPGRFGQATLWASLQSVEVNTAKLEHLFESRSKEAPTSKKAIDGKKVVVVLDPKRSNAINIGLTVLPPVHIIKTAVLNFDEFAVNKEGIEKILTMVPTEEEKQKIQEAQLANPDVPLGSAEQFLLALSSISDLTARLQLWAFKLDYESLEQEIAEPLFDLKVGMEQLARNHTFKCILATLLAMGNFLNGSQSRGFELGYLEKVSEVKDTVHRQSLLHHLCQMVVEKFPDSTDLYSEIASITRSAKVDFEELANSLVQLERRCRASWDNLKVIAKHEAKPVLKSKLTDFLKDSTQRIVVLKVVHRRVLNRFHSFLLYLGYPASVAREVKVTSICKLLREFALEYRTCRERVLQQQQKRAAHRQRSKTRGRLITETEKFSGIAEAAPAPAVVSSGPEEQMEAGHESMKLLLTSPTEAPARRSRASRGPGHSSPSQGSPAQEDVPSSPDDASDEIMDRLVKSVTHNPDPRPCASRERRRSRGNRKSLRRTLKSGLSDELVQALGLGRAPGMEV; this is encoded by the exons ATGGCGGAGGCGACGGTGCCTTGCCGGGTGCAGTACCTGGAGGACTCGGACCCCTTCGGCTGCGGCAGCTTCCCGGAGCCGCGGCGAGCGCCGGTGTACGCCGTGGAGGAGGCGCTGccgctggggctgcagctgcccgcCCTGCACCGCCTGCTCGGAGCGCCGCTGCCG CTGGAAGACTGCACGCTGCAGGTCTCCCCCTCTGGGCACTACCTGGACCTCGACTtgtccctgctggagcagaaagaTGACCTCGAGGGTTTCTACGAGGAGGTCAG gaagggaagaCGACCGACCCTGATCCTGCGCACGCAGCTCTCTGTCCGGGTCCACTCCATCATCg AGAAGCTCTACAACTGCCAGGGGCCGGAGCTGCGGcgctctctcttctccctcaagcagctcttccag GAGGACAAGGACCTGGTGCCCGAGTTTGTGAACCTGgatgggctgagctgcctgatcAAAGTGGGGGCAGAGGCCGACCAGAACTACCAGAATTACATCCTGCGGG ccctgagccagaTCATGCTCTTTGTGGATGGCATGCAGGGAGTCATCAACCACAACGAGACTGTCCAGTGGCTCTACACACTGTCAGGGAGCCTG ttcCGTTTGGTGGTGAAGATggctctgaagctgctgctggtgtttgtGGAGTACACAGAGCCCAATGCCCTGCTCCTCATCCACGCCGTCAACGCCGTGGACCGGGCGAGAG GTGCATGCCCCTGGTCCAACCTGATGGCCATCCTGGAGCAGCGCCACGGCACCGACACGGAGCTGCTGGTGTTCACCATGACGCTGATCAACAAG ACCCTGGCAGCCCTCCCAGACCAGGACAGCTTCTATGACATGACAGACTGCCTCGAGCGGCAGGGCATGGAGCGGGTGGTGCAGGACTACCTGGGCAGCAAGGGCACCGACCTCGACTTGAAGCAGCAGTTCACACTTTATGAG AGTGCCCTCAAGCTGGAGGATGGTGTGGAAGAGCCTCCCGCGGGAGGGCGCAAGGAGCGGAGGAGGACAGAGGAGGGCCGGCGGGGGTGGCGATCCCAGgggggctgctcagagcccagccctgatgcacagctgctgctggggtcccctggcacccccaaagACCCCCCCACGGAGGGCAGCCCGGCTGTGCCCacgctgggcagcccagcaga ctcctgccccagcacctacagcagtgcctccagcctGCGGCTGGCCCTGGCCTCCCCCCAGGCCGAGAAGGAGCAGCCCCCGGCCCCGGGCGAGCGCAGCGTCTACAa GCTGCACCAAACTGCCCCTGGCTG GAGGgaggatgccccctccctgcatggGGACAAGCCCATTTTGAGGAGGTTTGA agctcgCTTCCTGGagaacctggctgcagcccagaaggagaAGCTCTCTTCCATGGCCAAGGGCCGGCTGGATGTCCTCAGTGATCCTGTGCTGGAGCACCCCGCTGCCTTCACCTGGGacaaggacagcagcagccctgagcccgGGGGGGAGCCACCCAGCATCA ggtcTGGCACGGCTCGGCTGGACACCACCGACTCCTGCAGCGCCATCTCCTCCGACACCAAGTTCATGCTGGACATGCTCTATGCCAAGGGCTcctcagagccagggagggagcagggcctCCTCGAGGGCacatcaccacccccagcccggGGGGAGGCAGAGATGGACACCAAGGGAGCTGGCAAGCAGGCGCAGGAGGGCTCCTGTGCCCACGGCAGGGCTCCGGCCGGGCCGgcgggcagtgccaggctggtgcGGGGCACGTCCGGCATCGACGCCGAGAGCCACccgcagcagctggagagcactgggctggtgcccagcaagaaggacctggagctgaccTGGGAGCGCCTGGAGgccagccctgtgcagctgagGATCAAGGACCTGGACTTCACTGATCTGGGGGAAGAGGAAGACTTTGACATCCTGGACGCAGGGCCCATGGCCAAcggctccttcctccctcctggcATCAAAGCATCGAACATTGGAGCTCTTACAgtgccccctccacccccacctccccctcctgcagcccctggctgcccaccacccccacctccccctcctgcagcccctggctgcccaccacctccccctccccctcctgcagcccctggctgcccaccacctccccctccccctcctgcagcccctggctgcccacctcctccagggctgccaggccacTCAGCAACAGATGGCCCCTCGGAGGCCAAGAAGAAGAGGACAGTGAAGCTCTTCTGGaaggagctgaagcagctggATGGCACTGTGGGGCCAGGCAGGTTTGGCCAGGCCACGCTGTGGGCATCCCTGCAGAGTGTTGAGGTCAATACTGCCaagctggagcatctctttgaGTCCCGGTCAAAGGAAGCACCAACTTCAAAG aagGCCATAGATGGcaagaaggtggtggtggtgctggatcCCAAGAGGAGCAATGCCATCAACATTGGGCTGACAGTGCTGCCCCCTGTCCACATCATCAAGACAGCTGTGCTCAACTTCGATGAGTTTGCAGTCAACAAGGAAGGGATTGAG aaaATCCTGACCATGGTCCCGACcgaggaggagaagcagaagatCCAGGAGGCCCAGCTGGCCAACCCTgatgtgcccctgggctctgcagagcagttcctgCTTGCCCTGTCTTCCATCAGcgacctcacagccaggctccagctctgggccttcAAGTTGGACtatgagagcctggagcag GAGATTGCAGAGCCACTCTTTGATCTGAAGGTGGGCATGGAGCAGCTGGCCAGAAACCACACCTTCAAGTGCATCCTGGCCACGCTGCTGGCCATGGGCAACTTCCTCAACGGCTcccag AGCAGAGGCTTCGAGTTGGGCTACCTGGAGAAGGTCTCGGAGGTGAAGGACACGGTGCACCGGCAGTCCCTGCTGCACCACCTCTGCCAGATGGTGGTGGAGAAGTTCCCAGACAGCACTGACCTCTACTCGGAGATCGCCTCCATCACGCGCTCGGCCAAG GTCGACTTTGAGGAGCTGGCCAacagcctggtgcagctggagcggAGGTGCAGAGCCTCCTGGGACAACCTGAAGGTGATTGCTAAGCACGAGGCCAAGCCTGTGCTGAAGAGCAAGCTGACAGACTTCCTGAAGGACAGCACCCAGCGCATCGTGGTCCTCAAGGTGGTGCACAGGCGTGTCCTCAACAG GTTCCACTCCTTCCTGCTGTACCTGGGCTACCCTGCCAGCgtggccagggaggtgaaggTGACCTCCATCTGCAAGCTGCTGCGGGAGTTCGCCCTGGAGTACCGCACCTGCCGGGAGCgcgtcctgcagcagcagcagaagagagctGCCCACCGCCAGCGCAGCAAGACCCGCGGCCGCCTCATCACCGAG ACCGAGAAGTTCTCCGGGATCGCCGAGGCAGCTCCGGCTCCTGCCGTGGTGTCCAGCGGCCCCGAGGAGCAGATGGAAGCCGGCCACGAGAGCatgaagctgctgctcacctcccCCACAGAGGCTCCTGCCCGCCGCAGCCGAGCCAGCCGCG GGCCAGgacacagcagccccagccagggctcccCGGCCCAGGAGGAcgtccccagctccccagacGATGCCTCGGACGAGATCATGGACAGGCTGGTGAAGTCAGTCACCCACAACCCCGACCCCCGGCCCTGCGCCAGCAGGGAGCGCAGGAGGTCCCGCGGCAACAGGAAGTCCT tgagaaggACACTGAAGAGTGGCCTCAGCGATGAGCTGGTGCAGGCgctggggctgggccgggcGCCTGGCATGGAGGTTTGA